A stretch of Microbulbifer sp. SAOS-129_SWC DNA encodes these proteins:
- the rpsR gene encoding 30S ribosomal protein S18 yields the protein MARFFRRRKFCRFTAEGVKRIDYKDLDTLKAYISETGKIVPSRITGTKARYQRQLATAVKRARYLALLPYTDSHEA from the coding sequence ATGGCACGTTTTTTCCGTCGTCGTAAGTTCTGCCGTTTCACCGCCGAAGGCGTCAAGCGTATCGACTACAAAGATCTCGATACCCTGAAGGCCTACATTTCCGAAACTGGCAAGATTGTTCCGAGCCGTATCACCGGTACCAAAGCCAGGTATCAGCGTCAGCTGGCCACTGCGGTCAAGCGCGCGCGCTACCTGGCCCTGCTGCCGTACACGGACAGCCACGAAGCCTAA
- a CDS encoding saccharopine dehydrogenase family protein, giving the protein MANVLIIGAGGVGQVVAHKCAQVEEVFENITLASRTKSKCDKIADMLPRKIDTAEVDADNVPELVKLIEKVQPDMVINVALPYQDLHIMDACLETGVHYLDTANYEPPEEAKFEYKWQWAYQDKFEKAGLMALLGSGFDPGVTSVFTAYARKHHFDRIKTLDILDCNAGDHGLPFATNFNPEINIREITANGRYWENGSWVTTKPMEEHRVFSFPEGIGEKDLYLLYHEELESLSKHFPEIERARFWMTFGASYLKHLEVLQNVGMTSIEPVEFQGQEIVPIQFLKALLPDPASLGPLTKGKTCIGNIIRGIPKDRSGDGEDKIYYIYNTCDHQDCYKEVQSQAISYTTGVPAMIGAKMMLEGKWMKPGVWNMEQLDPDPFMHDLNQYGLPWHETWLDKPFQ; this is encoded by the coding sequence ATGGCCAATGTACTGATTATCGGCGCCGGCGGCGTCGGCCAGGTGGTCGCGCACAAGTGCGCCCAGGTTGAGGAGGTCTTTGAAAATATCACCCTCGCCAGCCGTACCAAGAGCAAGTGCGACAAGATCGCGGATATGCTGCCGCGCAAGATCGATACCGCCGAAGTGGACGCGGACAATGTGCCGGAACTGGTGAAGCTGATCGAGAAGGTCCAGCCGGACATGGTGATCAACGTCGCCCTGCCCTACCAGGACCTGCACATCATGGACGCCTGCCTCGAGACCGGCGTGCACTATCTGGACACCGCCAATTACGAGCCGCCGGAAGAGGCCAAGTTCGAGTACAAGTGGCAGTGGGCCTACCAGGACAAGTTCGAGAAAGCCGGCCTGATGGCACTGCTCGGCAGCGGTTTCGATCCGGGCGTCACCAGCGTGTTCACCGCCTATGCCAGGAAACACCATTTCGACCGCATCAAGACCCTGGATATTCTCGACTGTAACGCCGGCGATCACGGCCTGCCGTTCGCGACCAATTTCAACCCGGAAATCAATATCCGCGAGATTACCGCCAACGGCCGCTACTGGGAGAACGGCAGCTGGGTCACCACCAAGCCGATGGAAGAACACCGCGTGTTCAGTTTCCCCGAAGGCATCGGCGAGAAGGACCTGTACCTGCTCTACCACGAGGAGCTGGAGTCGCTGTCCAAGCACTTCCCGGAAATCGAGCGCGCGCGCTTCTGGATGACCTTCGGCGCCAGCTACCTGAAGCATCTGGAGGTGCTGCAGAACGTGGGCATGACCAGTATCGAGCCAGTCGAATTCCAGGGCCAGGAAATCGTGCCGATCCAGTTCCTCAAGGCCCTGCTGCCGGACCCGGCCAGCCTCGGCCCGCTGACCAAGGGCAAGACCTGTATCGGCAATATTATCCGCGGCATTCCCAAAGACCGCAGCGGCGACGGCGAAGACAAGATCTACTACATCTACAACACCTGCGACCACCAGGACTGTTACAAGGAGGTGCAGTCCCAGGCGATTTCCTATACCACCGGCGTGCCGGCTATGATCGGCGCCAAGATGATGCTGGAAGGCAAATGGATGAAGCCCGGCGTGTGGAACATGGAACAGCTGGATCCCGATCCATTCATGCACGACCTGAATCAGTACGGCCTGCCGTGGCACGAGACCTGGCTGGACAAACCGTTCCAATAA
- the speB gene encoding agmatinase, whose product MLSENDYPIFLGSEIEQPRPEDALFHVLPIPYEETVSYGGGTGKGPAAILEASWQLETFDNFSSPCELGIHTRSPVNVSGTPEEVMEHIAGATREVLALGKMPVGIGGEHSVTWGVIKGYLDAGIEDFGVVQIDAHADLRDRYEGQKHSHASVMRLVVEAGIPLFQLGIRAYCEEEMGARDKYGVHYLDAHQLVPTNVQEIQLPDDFPSKVFFTLDVDGIDPSVFPSTGTPVPGGLGWYQTLNLFESVAKQREIIGFDLLEFAPIEGFHAYDFAAAQLLYKLMGIVQRHR is encoded by the coding sequence ATGTTGTCAGAAAACGATTACCCGATCTTTCTCGGTTCCGAAATCGAACAGCCGCGCCCGGAGGACGCCCTGTTTCACGTGCTGCCAATTCCCTACGAGGAGACCGTGTCCTACGGCGGCGGCACCGGCAAGGGGCCGGCGGCGATTCTCGAGGCCTCCTGGCAGCTGGAAACCTTCGACAACTTCTCCAGCCCCTGCGAACTGGGCATCCATACGCGCAGCCCGGTGAATGTCTCCGGCACGCCGGAGGAGGTGATGGAGCATATCGCCGGCGCCACCCGCGAGGTGCTGGCGCTGGGCAAGATGCCGGTGGGCATCGGTGGCGAACACTCGGTTACCTGGGGTGTCATCAAGGGTTACCTGGACGCCGGTATCGAGGATTTCGGCGTCGTGCAGATCGACGCGCACGCCGACCTGCGCGACCGCTATGAGGGACAGAAACACAGCCACGCCAGCGTCATGCGCCTGGTGGTGGAAGCGGGTATCCCGCTGTTTCAACTGGGTATTCGCGCTTACTGCGAAGAGGAAATGGGCGCGCGGGACAAGTACGGCGTGCACTACCTGGACGCACACCAGCTGGTCCCCACCAATGTGCAGGAAATCCAGCTGCCGGACGACTTCCCCAGCAAGGTGTTCTTCACCCTGGACGTGGACGGCATCGACCCGTCGGTCTTCCCCTCCACCGGCACCCCGGTGCCCGGCGGCCTGGGCTGGTACCAGACGCTGAACCTGTTTGAATCGGTGGCGAAACAGCGGGAAATCATTGGTTTCGACCTGCTGGAATTTGCGCCCATTGAGGGTTTCCACGCCTACGACTTCGCCGCCGCGCAGCTACTCTACAAGTTAATGGGCATCGTACAGCGACACCGTTAG
- the dnaB gene encoding replicative DNA helicase: MTDEYAVPEEALPSEEHSPLPHSVEAEQSVLGGLMLDPGRIDAVAEQLGDVDFFVASHRQIFAVMRALTDAEQPLDIVTLAEALASRELLAEVGGPAYLAELAENTPSAANIVAYAKIVRERSMLRQLIAAAGEISRTSFNPGGLASADLLQMAERRVAEIAEGRAKDGGFVGVDSLLKQTVERIDELFKSEGDITGISTGLDELDQRTSGWQPGELVILAARPSMGKTALALNFIESAMLSQERPTLVFSMEMPSDSLVMRMLSSIGRIDQGRIRNGKLQEEDWPKLSSAVQKMKGKALYIDDTPALSPSEVRARVKRTVRDHINKLMRDDARLPREEAEARSMPAVIMVDYLQLMQVKGSTEGRTQEISEISRSLKALAKEYECPVIALSQLNRGVEQRPNKRPMNSDLRESGAIEQDADVILFIYRDEYYNEDSPDKGMAELIIGKQRNGEIGTCRAAFVGKYTRFDNLAPEYFQGD; the protein is encoded by the coding sequence ATGACCGACGAATACGCTGTTCCCGAAGAAGCGCTGCCCTCCGAAGAGCACTCGCCGCTGCCGCACTCGGTAGAGGCGGAGCAGTCGGTGCTCGGCGGTCTGATGCTGGATCCGGGTCGCATCGACGCCGTTGCCGAGCAGCTCGGCGATGTGGACTTCTTCGTCGCCAGCCACCGCCAGATCTTTGCGGTGATGCGTGCGCTGACCGATGCCGAGCAGCCGCTGGACATCGTCACCCTCGCCGAAGCCCTGGCCAGCCGCGAACTGCTGGCGGAAGTGGGCGGCCCCGCCTACCTGGCCGAACTGGCCGAGAACACCCCGTCCGCCGCGAACATCGTCGCCTACGCCAAGATCGTGCGCGAGCGCTCGATGCTGCGCCAGCTGATCGCCGCCGCCGGCGAGATCAGCCGCACCAGCTTCAATCCCGGCGGCCTCGCCTCCGCCGACCTGCTGCAGATGGCCGAGCGCCGCGTAGCCGAGATCGCCGAGGGGCGCGCGAAGGACGGTGGCTTCGTGGGCGTCGACTCGCTGCTGAAGCAGACCGTCGAGCGCATCGACGAGCTGTTCAAGAGCGAGGGCGACATCACCGGCATCAGCACCGGTCTCGACGAACTCGACCAGCGCACCTCCGGCTGGCAGCCGGGTGAACTGGTGATCCTCGCCGCGCGCCCGTCCATGGGCAAGACCGCGCTGGCACTGAACTTTATCGAAAGCGCCATGCTGAGCCAGGAGCGCCCGACGCTGGTGTTCAGTATGGAGATGCCGTCGGACAGCCTGGTGATGCGGATGCTGTCGTCGATCGGCCGCATCGACCAGGGCCGTATCCGCAACGGCAAGCTGCAGGAGGAGGACTGGCCCAAGCTGTCCAGCGCCGTGCAGAAAATGAAGGGCAAGGCGCTGTATATCGACGACACCCCGGCGCTGTCGCCCAGCGAGGTGCGTGCGCGGGTCAAGCGCACGGTGCGCGACCACATCAACAAGCTGATGCGCGACGACGCCAGGCTGCCGCGCGAAGAGGCCGAGGCGCGCAGCATGCCGGCCGTGATCATGGTGGACTACCTGCAGCTGATGCAGGTCAAGGGCAGCACCGAGGGCCGCACCCAGGAGATTTCCGAGATCTCGCGCTCCTTGAAAGCGCTGGCCAAGGAATATGAATGCCCGGTAATCGCGCTGTCGCAGCTGAACCGCGGCGTGGAGCAACGCCCCAACAAGCGGCCGATGAACTCGGACCTGCGGGAATCCGGCGCCATCGAGCAGGACGCCGACGTGATCCTGTTCATCTACCGCGACGAGTACTACAACGAGGACAGCCCGGACAAGGGCATGGCCGAGCTGATTATCGGCAAACAGCGAAACGGTGAGATCGGCACCTGCCGCGCCGCCTTCGTCGGCAAGTACACCCGCTTCGACAACCTGGCGCCGGAGTACTTCCAGGGCGACTGA
- the rplI gene encoding 50S ribosomal protein L9 encodes MEVILLDKVGKLGNVGDRVEVKAGFGRNFLLPTGKAVAATEANIAEFEAKRAELEAAAAAKVSTAEERATKLADVTVTIAANAGDEGKLFGSIGTRDIAEAIAAAGVEVSKAEVKLPEGALREVGEYDVDVQLHADVITTVKVVIEAE; translated from the coding sequence ATGGAAGTTATTCTGCTCGACAAAGTAGGCAAACTGGGCAACGTGGGTGACCGCGTTGAAGTCAAAGCCGGTTTTGGCCGCAACTTCCTGCTGCCGACAGGCAAAGCCGTCGCAGCCACCGAAGCCAATATCGCCGAGTTCGAAGCCAAGCGCGCCGAACTGGAAGCCGCCGCTGCCGCCAAGGTGAGCACCGCTGAAGAGCGCGCCACCAAGCTGGCCGACGTAACCGTTACCATCGCTGCCAATGCCGGCGACGAAGGTAAACTGTTCGGCTCCATCGGCACCCGCGACATCGCTGAAGCCATTGCTGCTGCCGGCGTTGAAGTGAGCAAGGCCGAAGTGAAGCTGCCCGAAGGCGCGCTGCGCGAAGTCGGCGAGTACGACGTAGACGTACAGCTGCACGCCGACGTGATCACCACTGTCAAGGTAGTGATCGAGGCCGAATAA
- a CDS encoding crosslink repair DNA glycosylase YcaQ family protein has translation MLSNKSIRALAIERQQLHTPWPGDLAGLIRHLGALQLDAIQRIARAHHHQLYNRLPRYREKHLQDAECRREIFEYWSHAAAYLPMDHYRYARVRMERIREGQKHWFEKNAKLCRYVLDRVRAEGALKASDFVRAKGGWWEWSDEKKALEQLFHEGELMVSHREGFQKVFDLPERLLPAGIQTATASDSEYGAHLVRTFLGCHGVGRREEIAYLRRGDKVLVDSAVERMLKSGELLADGAELLLAEDAAREPPRAPRRVQLLSPFDPLVLQRKRLKRLFEFDYQLECYLPAHKRRYGYFCLPILYGERFVGVVDLKAERAAGQLRIAALHWQDRPGAALQASFRRAVDQFARFHGLAGPDYSCTTT, from the coding sequence TTGCTATCCAATAAGTCCATCCGCGCCCTGGCGATCGAGCGCCAGCAGCTCCACACTCCCTGGCCCGGCGACCTGGCCGGCCTGATCCGCCATCTGGGCGCCCTGCAACTGGATGCCATCCAGCGCATTGCCCGCGCCCACCACCACCAGCTCTACAACCGCCTGCCGCGCTACCGCGAAAAGCACCTGCAGGACGCGGAGTGCCGGCGCGAGATCTTCGAGTACTGGTCCCATGCCGCCGCCTATCTGCCGATGGACCACTACCGCTACGCCCGCGTGCGCATGGAGCGCATCCGTGAGGGCCAGAAACACTGGTTCGAGAAGAACGCGAAACTGTGCCGCTACGTGCTCGACCGGGTGCGTGCCGAGGGCGCGCTGAAGGCCAGTGACTTTGTCCGGGCCAAAGGCGGCTGGTGGGAGTGGTCGGACGAGAAGAAGGCGCTGGAGCAGCTGTTCCACGAGGGCGAACTGATGGTCAGCCACCGCGAGGGATTCCAGAAAGTATTCGACCTGCCGGAGCGACTGTTGCCGGCTGGTATCCAGACCGCAACTGCCAGCGACTCCGAGTACGGCGCGCACCTGGTGCGGACCTTCCTCGGTTGCCATGGCGTCGGCCGCCGCGAGGAGATCGCCTACCTGCGTCGCGGGGATAAAGTGCTGGTCGACAGCGCGGTGGAAAGGATGCTCAAAAGTGGTGAACTACTGGCCGACGGGGCGGAGCTGCTACTGGCGGAGGACGCCGCACGGGAGCCGCCGCGAGCACCGCGACGGGTGCAGCTGCTGTCGCCGTTCGACCCGCTGGTGCTACAGCGCAAACGGCTGAAAAGGCTGTTCGAGTTCGACTACCAGCTGGAGTGCTACCTGCCCGCGCACAAGCGGCGCTACGGCTATTTCTGCCTGCCGATCCTGTACGGCGAGCGGTTTGTCGGCGTTGTCGACCTGAAAGCGGAACGGGCGGCGGGGCAGCTGCGGATCGCAGCGCTGCACTGGCAGGACAGGCCCGGCGCGGCGCTGCAGGCCAGTTTCCGCCGGGCTGTGGATCAATTCGCCCGCTTTCACGGGCTGGCCGGGCCTGATTACAGCTGCACCACGACGTAG
- a CDS encoding DUF6515 family protein translates to MMKVITAIATAGLLALSGPALADRGEDRGHGHGHHRGTTGSTHAVGPARRDGKTISRQHRSDHNQQQHRGGNHNQQQHRGGQRDRGQHRGRGDYDNSRHDKGERGYTRRDYRHRDYGQRDYGHRDYGYRGKDRHHYRPHHWPAYRPAYRPAHRHHWRPAHYHYGYRWNRLPRHFARITFGGLGFFYSDGIFYRPFETGYVVARAPIGAVVASLPGTAVSVVFGGRNYYVAYDTYYLWDGDRRGYRIVANPSL, encoded by the coding sequence ATGATGAAAGTCATTACCGCCATAGCCACCGCCGGCCTGCTGGCGCTGTCCGGCCCGGCCCTTGCCGATCGCGGCGAAGATCGCGGCCATGGCCATGGCCATCACCGCGGTACCACCGGCAGCACCCACGCCGTCGGTCCGGCCCGCCGCGATGGCAAGACGATCAGCCGCCAGCACCGCTCCGATCACAACCAACAGCAACACCGTGGCGGCAATCACAACCAACAGCAACACCGTGGCGGCCAGCGCGACCGCGGGCAACACCGCGGCCGTGGCGATTACGACAACAGCCGCCACGACAAGGGCGAGCGGGGCTACACTCGTCGCGACTATCGCCATCGCGACTACGGCCAGCGCGACTATGGCCACCGGGATTACGGCTACCGCGGCAAGGACCGCCACCACTACCGGCCGCACCACTGGCCTGCATACCGCCCGGCCTACCGGCCGGCGCATCGCCACCACTGGCGTCCGGCGCACTATCATTACGGCTACCGCTGGAACCGCCTGCCGCGTCACTTCGCGCGGATCACTTTCGGTGGCCTGGGTTTCTTCTACAGCGACGGCATCTTCTACCGCCCGTTTGAAACCGGCTATGTCGTCGCCCGCGCGCCGATCGGTGCCGTAGTCGCGAGCCTGCCCGGCACCGCTGTCAGCGTCGTGTTTGGAGGCCGCAACTATTACGTGGCCTATGACACCTACTACCTGTGGGACGGCGACCGCCGCGGCTACCGTATCGTCGCCAACCCCAGCCTCTGA
- a CDS encoding DUF6515 family protein — MKTSKLVLAILGIIALGAFAFVPPVDASPREHARGGHGYHHPYHWSGRHYGRHYGHRYGRHYGHLYGGPRISIGFTAPVLPFGFVSLAVGGSPYFYQGGYFYRPAPAGYVVVQAPLGASVVSLPGSAVRVQIGGALYYQYANAYYQWQPAARAYVVVPPPAGAPVAAAAPPAPPAPAAGPVPSGPNGGYAPGQVLEELPVGYTAEIINGVQYYRYGGNYFMPSKRDGKEVYVVVQL, encoded by the coding sequence GTGAAAACGTCGAAACTTGTATTGGCAATCCTGGGAATCATCGCCCTCGGGGCCTTCGCCTTCGTGCCCCCGGTCGATGCCAGCCCGCGCGAACACGCGCGCGGCGGCCACGGCTACCACCACCCCTACCACTGGAGCGGTCGCCACTATGGCCGCCATTACGGTCACCGCTACGGCCGCCACTATGGCCATCTCTATGGCGGGCCGCGTATCTCCATTGGCTTTACCGCGCCGGTGCTGCCGTTCGGTTTTGTCAGCTTGGCCGTCGGCGGCAGCCCCTACTTCTACCAGGGGGGCTACTTCTACCGCCCGGCCCCGGCCGGCTACGTGGTGGTGCAGGCGCCCCTGGGGGCATCGGTAGTCAGCCTGCCGGGCAGCGCTGTGCGCGTGCAGATCGGCGGTGCCCTCTACTACCAGTACGCTAACGCTTACTACCAGTGGCAACCCGCCGCGCGCGCCTATGTCGTGGTGCCGCCGCCCGCCGGCGCCCCCGTCGCCGCAGCGGCACCGCCAGCGCCCCCGGCCCCGGCCGCGGGACCCGTCCCCAGCGGTCCCAACGGCGGCTATGCGCCGGGCCAGGTGCTCGAAGAGCTGCCGGTCGGCTACACCGCGGAAATCATCAACGGGGTACAGTACTACCGCTACGGCGGTAACTACTTTATGCCGAGCAAGCGCGACGGCAAGGAAGTCTACGTCGTGGTGCAGCTGTAA
- the speA gene encoding biosynthetic arginine decarboxylase, translating to MKQQQVQNWTCEDSAELYGIRNWGAGYFDCNDAGEITVRIENSAGESRSVSLMDIAEGATERGLGMPLLLRIENLLDAQIARINESFASAIASCGYQNVFRGVFPIKVNQQCQVIEEIASAGRRFNHGLEAGSKAELIAALSILDNTESLIVCNGYKDEEFINLGLQAQRLGVQIFFVVETPSEVETIIKCAEREKVRPNIGVRVKLASKVGGYWNATSGDRSIFGLGSNDLIAMVDQLRRHEMLDCLKLLHYHLGSQVPNIRDIRTGVLEACRYYADLVEEGAAMGYLDLGGGLAVDYDGSKTNYTHSKNYSLEEYCVDVVEAIMDTLDSEAVAHPVIITESGRATVAYSSVLLFDILDTTRYEPVELQHTRISDDDHPMLRNLQEAVGSVSAKNLQESYNDALYYRDEVRSLYLHGQVSLRERANAENLFLEGAQKIRALLNEAEEVPVDLQALPEVLSDIYYANVSVFQSVPDMWAIDQVFPLVPIHRLGEAPTRSAIIADITCDCDGKIDRFIGRQEEQKTLPLHDLKQGEDYILGTFLVGAYQETLGDLHNLFGDTNVISVRIHDDGSFDYSREIHGDSIADVLSYVEYRPQELFERFRKLAERAVKEGRITAQQRKQILHTYTASMSGYTYFEK from the coding sequence ATGAAACAGCAACAAGTACAAAACTGGACTTGCGAAGACTCGGCCGAACTCTATGGAATCCGCAACTGGGGTGCCGGCTATTTCGACTGTAACGACGCCGGTGAAATTACCGTGCGTATCGAAAATAGTGCCGGTGAAAGCCGCAGTGTCTCGCTGATGGATATTGCCGAGGGCGCTACCGAGCGCGGCCTCGGTATGCCGCTGTTACTGCGTATCGAGAACCTGCTGGACGCACAGATCGCGCGCATCAACGAGTCGTTTGCCAGCGCCATTGCCTCCTGCGGCTACCAGAACGTGTTCCGCGGCGTCTTCCCGATCAAGGTCAATCAGCAGTGCCAGGTGATCGAAGAGATCGCCAGTGCCGGGCGCCGTTTCAACCACGGCTTGGAGGCCGGCAGCAAGGCAGAACTGATCGCCGCGCTGTCGATACTGGACAACACCGAATCACTGATCGTCTGCAACGGATACAAGGACGAGGAATTCATCAACCTCGGCCTGCAGGCGCAGCGCCTCGGGGTGCAGATCTTTTTTGTGGTGGAAACCCCGTCGGAAGTGGAAACCATCATCAAGTGCGCGGAACGGGAAAAGGTGCGCCCCAATATCGGCGTGCGCGTCAAGCTCGCCTCCAAGGTGGGCGGCTACTGGAATGCCACCAGTGGTGATCGCAGCATTTTCGGCCTCGGCAGCAATGACCTGATCGCCATGGTCGACCAGCTGCGTCGCCACGAGATGCTCGACTGTCTGAAGCTGCTGCACTACCACCTGGGTTCCCAGGTACCGAACATTCGCGATATCCGCACCGGTGTGCTGGAGGCCTGCCGCTACTACGCCGACCTGGTGGAGGAAGGCGCCGCCATGGGTTATCTGGACCTGGGCGGCGGCCTGGCGGTGGACTACGACGGCTCCAAGACCAACTATACCCACTCGAAGAACTACTCCCTCGAGGAGTACTGCGTGGACGTCGTCGAAGCGATCATGGACACGCTCGACAGCGAGGCGGTCGCGCACCCGGTCATCATTACCGAGTCCGGTCGCGCCACTGTGGCCTACTCCTCGGTGCTGCTGTTCGATATCCTCGACACCACGCGCTACGAGCCGGTAGAACTGCAACATACCCGCATCAGCGACGACGATCACCCGATGCTGCGCAACCTGCAGGAGGCGGTCGGCAGCGTCAGCGCGAAAAACCTGCAGGAGAGCTACAACGACGCGCTCTACTACCGCGATGAAGTACGCTCCCTGTACCTGCACGGCCAGGTGAGCCTGCGCGAGCGCGCCAACGCGGAAAACCTGTTCCTCGAGGGCGCACAGAAAATTCGCGCCCTGCTCAATGAAGCCGAAGAGGTACCCGTGGACCTGCAGGCCTTGCCGGAGGTGCTGTCGGACATCTACTACGCCAACGTCAGCGTGTTCCAGTCGGTGCCGGATATGTGGGCGATCGACCAGGTGTTTCCGCTGGTGCCGATACACCGCCTTGGCGAGGCACCGACGCGGTCGGCGATCATCGCCGATATCACCTGCGACTGCGACGGCAAGATAGACCGCTTTATCGGCCGCCAGGAAGAGCAGAAAACCCTGCCGCTGCACGACCTGAAACAGGGTGAGGACTATATTCTCGGAACCTTCCTGGTCGGTGCCTACCAGGAGACGCTGGGCGACCTGCACAACCTGTTCGGCGACACCAATGTGATCAGTGTGCGCATCCACGACGACGGCAGCTTTGACTACAGTCGCGAAATTCATGGCGACAGCATCGCCGACGTACTCAGCTACGTGGAGTACCGACCGCAGGAACTGTTCGAGCGCTTCCGCAAACTGGCCGAGCGCGCCGTGAAGGAAGGCCGAATCACCGCGCAACAGCGCAAGCAGATACTGCACACGTATACGGCGAGCATGAGCGGATATACCTATTTCGAGAAGTAG
- the nspC gene encoding carboxynorspermidine decarboxylase, translating into MDLTPRKDYFGDFDPRRVPSPCFVIDEIALRDNLAVLADVQQRSGAKVLAALKAFSMWSTGHIVAEYLSGTCASGLFEARLGYEEYGGHDLGKEVHVFSAGYKESELREILQFAHHVIFNSFSQWKRFKPLCLEMQQQRPQLRFGLRINPEHSEGHTDLYDPCAPCSRLGIVRTLFEHEDLEGISGLHFHTLCEQDFKPLARTIAAVEEKFGDLIPQMEWINFGGGHHITRCDYQVDELVDAVRRFADKHQVQVYLEPGEAVALFCGVLVSEVVDIAWNGMHQAILDASATCHMPDVLEMPYRPEITGAARPGELRHDYQLGGQSCLAGDRIGEYSFADPLELGDRLVFEEMAYYTMVKTNTFNGIPLPAIALWNSRTDELKIIREFGYEDFKERLSGRHWKILDRETVPADGGCV; encoded by the coding sequence ATGGACCTGACTCCCCGCAAAGACTACTTCGGCGATTTCGATCCCCGCCGCGTGCCATCCCCGTGCTTCGTGATTGACGAAATCGCCCTGCGCGACAATCTTGCCGTGCTCGCCGATGTACAGCAACGCAGCGGCGCCAAAGTGCTGGCCGCGCTCAAAGCCTTTTCCATGTGGAGCACCGGGCATATCGTCGCCGAGTACCTGAGCGGCACCTGCGCGTCCGGCCTGTTCGAGGCCAGGCTCGGCTACGAGGAATACGGCGGCCATGACCTCGGCAAGGAAGTGCACGTATTCAGCGCCGGCTACAAGGAGAGCGAGCTGCGCGAAATCCTGCAGTTCGCCCACCATGTCATTTTCAACTCCTTCTCGCAGTGGAAGCGCTTCAAGCCCCTGTGCCTGGAGATGCAGCAGCAGCGCCCGCAGTTGCGGTTTGGCCTGCGCATCAACCCGGAACACTCCGAGGGCCACACGGATCTGTACGACCCCTGCGCGCCCTGTTCACGCCTGGGTATCGTGCGCACGCTGTTCGAACACGAGGATCTCGAGGGGATCAGTGGCCTGCACTTCCATACCCTGTGCGAACAGGATTTCAAACCACTGGCGCGCACCATCGCCGCGGTGGAGGAAAAGTTCGGCGACCTGATTCCGCAGATGGAATGGATCAACTTCGGTGGCGGCCACCACATCACCCGCTGTGACTACCAGGTGGACGAGCTGGTCGATGCCGTGCGCCGCTTCGCCGACAAACACCAGGTGCAGGTCTACCTGGAGCCGGGCGAGGCGGTGGCGCTGTTCTGCGGCGTGCTGGTCAGCGAAGTGGTGGATATCGCCTGGAACGGCATGCACCAGGCCATTCTCGACGCCTCCGCCACCTGCCATATGCCCGACGTACTGGAGATGCCCTACCGCCCGGAAATCACCGGCGCCGCACGTCCCGGCGAGCTGCGCCACGACTACCAGCTCGGCGGGCAGAGCTGTCTCGCCGGCGACCGTATCGGCGAATACAGTTTCGCCGACCCGCTGGAGCTGGGCGACAGACTGGTGTTCGAGGAAATGGCTTACTACACCATGGTCAAGACCAACACCTTCAACGGCATACCGTTGCCGGCGATCGCGCTGTGGAACTCCCGAACCGATGAACTGAAAATCATCCGCGAATTCGGCTACGAGGACTTCAAGGAACGGCTGTCCGGCCGCCACTGGAAGATCCTCGATCGCGAGACTGTCCCCGCAGACGGCGGCTGCGTGTAA
- the rpsF gene encoding 30S ribosomal protein S6: MRHYEIIFLVHPDQSEQVPGMVERYSASIKDSGGQVHRLEDWGRRRLAYPINKIHKAHYVLMNVECTEEALAELTTNFRYNDAVIRNLVIREDEAISEESPIMKAEKESRERKAARAERSERRERADKEDNKSSSADESTEAKSSDNAESEE; encoded by the coding sequence ATGCGTCATTACGAAATTATTTTCCTGGTCCACCCGGACCAGAGCGAGCAGGTGCCCGGCATGGTGGAGCGCTACAGCGCGTCCATCAAAGACAGCGGTGGTCAGGTTCACCGCCTGGAAGACTGGGGCCGTCGCCGTCTGGCCTACCCGATCAACAAGATCCACAAAGCCCACTACGTGCTGATGAACGTCGAGTGCACCGAAGAGGCGCTGGCGGAGCTGACTACCAACTTCCGCTACAACGACGCGGTCATCCGCAACCTGGTTATCCGCGAAGACGAGGCGATCTCCGAAGAGAGCCCGATCATGAAGGCGGAAAAAGAGAGCCGTGAGCGCAAGGCCGCCCGCGCAGAGCGCAGCGAGCGCCGCGAGCGTGCGGACAAGGAAGACAACAAGTCTTCCTCCGCTGACGAGTCCACGGAAGCCAAGTCTTCCGACAACGCCGAAAGCGAAGAGTAA